In a single window of the Cucumis melo cultivar AY chromosome 11, USDA_Cmelo_AY_1.0, whole genome shotgun sequence genome:
- the LOC103496335 gene encoding ubiquinone biosynthesis O-methyltransferase, mitochondrial, whose protein sequence is MASKFRIDQLRALGSTVFHGIGDSLSIRASQNHYIRHFSDASSPPLSPAGSSLPPPQNVELQTAPQPEKMNINASTTSSVNQLELAKFSAISETWWDAEGPFKPLHALNPTRVSFIRSTLCRHFRRDPCSVRPFEGLKFIDVGCGGGILSEPLARMGATVTGIDMVDNNIKIARVHADLDPVTSTIEYYCTTAENLVEQQKEFDAVIASEVIEHVANPAGFCQSLAALTVANGATIVSTINRSMRAFATAIVAAEYILRWLPIGTHQWSSLLTPEELVLILQRASISVEEMAGFVYNPLTGQWSLSDDTSVNYIAFGKKISQQTD, encoded by the exons ATGGCTTCCAAATTCCGCATCGATCAGCTCCGAGCTCTAGGCTCCACCGTCTTCCATGGCATTGGAGATTCCCTTTCAATTCGAGCTTCTCAAAATCATTATATCAGACACTTCTCTGACGCGTCATCGCCGCCGCTCTCTCCCGCCGGTTCTTCTTTGCCACCGCCTCAAAATGTTGAGCTGCAAACTGCGCCTCAACCTGAGAAAATGAACATAAACGCTTCTACTACCTCGTCTGTGAATCAACTTGAGCTTGCCAAGTTCTCCGCCATTTCTGAGACCTG GTGGGACGCCGAAGGGCCATTCAAGCCACTGCATGCGTTAAATCCTACAAGAGTCTCATTTATCAGATCCACTCTTTGCCGTCATTTTAG GAGAGACCCTTGTTCAGTTAGGCCTTTTGAAGGACTGAAATTTATCGATGTTGGTTGTGGTGGTGGAATTCTCTCTGAG CCTTTAGCTCGAATGGGAGCAACTGTGACAGGAATTGATATGGTGGATAACAACATCAAGATTGCCCGTGTGCATGCT GACCTGGATCCTGTGACATCAACAATTGAATATTATTGTACCACAGCTG AAAATCTGGTGGAGCAGCAAAAGGAGTTTGATGCTGTCATCGCTTCAGAG GTAATTGAGCACGTGGCAAATCCTGCTGGATTTTGCCAGTCCTTGGCAGCATTGACAGTGGCCAATGGAGCTACAATTGTTTCTACCATTAACCGTTCTATGAGGGCATTTGCAACTGCCATTGTTGCAGCAGAATACATTCTACGTTGG CTTCCTATAGGTACGCATCAGTGGTCGAGTTTACTTACCCCAGAAGAATTGGTCCTGATATTACAACGTGCCTCAATTTCG GTTGAAGAGATGGCCGGATTTGTGTACAATCCCTTAACAGGCCAATGGTCCCTTTCAGATGATACTAGTGTAAATTACATTGCGTTTGGCAAAAAAATTAGCCAGCAAACAGATTAA